In Afipia sp. GAS231, a single window of DNA contains:
- a CDS encoding TorF family putative porin gives MKKVALLATALAMVSGSALAADMAVKAVKAPPVAAFDPWDVAFGSAIMSDYVFRGITQSNHKASVAAYFEPRYNVTKDVQLYAGMSAESISFPNRAAAEVDFYAGIRPTVGMFAFDFGAWGYLYPGGQCFGGVGPGATNSCAAFGQGIDFGGGAGLPINGNFAKKSASFYEVYGKVNITLNDQFAVGFNEYYSPNFLNLGAWGNYASITGKWTAPSTTFGSSGVGMYVSGEFGRQWLGTSDAFYGTTIGTAFGGPFPRGIPEPSYNTWNIGVGFTYKVFTLDLRYSDTNLSKGNCNAFTSDYSTTNSSAAFVTNINPGNGVTAFGSGWCGATGIVKLSADLTAMTNLK, from the coding sequence ATGAAGAAAGTGGCTTTGTTAGCAACGGCGCTGGCAATGGTTTCGGGTTCGGCTCTCGCTGCGGATATGGCTGTCAAGGCCGTGAAGGCTCCGCCGGTGGCTGCATTCGATCCGTGGGACGTCGCTTTCGGCAGCGCGATCATGAGCGACTACGTGTTCCGCGGCATCACCCAGTCCAACCACAAGGCTTCCGTGGCCGCCTATTTCGAGCCGCGCTACAACGTCACCAAGGACGTCCAGCTCTACGCCGGCATGTCCGCCGAGAGCATCTCGTTCCCGAACCGGGCCGCGGCTGAAGTCGACTTCTACGCCGGTATCCGCCCGACCGTCGGCATGTTCGCCTTCGACTTCGGTGCCTGGGGCTACCTCTATCCGGGTGGACAGTGCTTCGGCGGCGTCGGACCGGGCGCAACCAACTCCTGCGCGGCCTTCGGCCAGGGCATCGATTTTGGCGGCGGCGCCGGCCTGCCGATCAACGGCAACTTCGCCAAGAAGAGCGCCAGCTTCTATGAAGTCTACGGCAAGGTGAACATCACCCTGAACGACCAGTTCGCCGTCGGCTTCAACGAGTACTATTCGCCGAACTTCCTGAACCTCGGCGCCTGGGGCAACTACGCCTCGATCACCGGCAAGTGGACCGCGCCCTCGACCACCTTCGGCTCCTCCGGCGTCGGCATGTACGTCTCCGGCGAGTTCGGCCGTCAGTGGCTCGGCACCTCGGATGCCTTCTACGGCACCACCATCGGAACTGCGTTCGGCGGACCGTTCCCGCGCGGTATTCCTGAGCCCAGCTACAACACCTGGAACATCGGCGTCGGCTTCACCTACAAGGTGTTCACGCTGGATCTGCGTTACTCCGACACCAACCTCTCCAAGGGTAACTGCAACGCCTTCACCTCCGACTACAGCACCACCAATTCGAGCGCTGCTTTCGTGACCAACATCAACCCCGGCAACGGCGTGACGGCGTTCGGCTCCGGCTGGTGCGGCGCGACCGGCATCGTCAAGCTCTCGGCTGACCTGACCGCGATGACCAACCTGAAGTAA
- a CDS encoding HPP family protein, whose protein sequence is MERGWRRALGEAISRNDHRNWLAGAVAGLGGAIAIGAMEWLSVEAHYPLAVIPFATSIVLVIGSPDVEPAQPRALIGGHLVTALVGFAVLKLTGPQAWAAAAAVGLSILAMYLTGTFHPPAGINPLLVVSGNLPATFLLAPVLAGAVLLTAFAVVWHRWVRRQNWPRRWL, encoded by the coding sequence ATGGAACGAGGCTGGCGGCGCGCGCTGGGTGAGGCGATTTCCCGCAACGACCATCGCAATTGGCTGGCGGGTGCGGTCGCCGGCCTCGGCGGCGCGATCGCCATCGGCGCCATGGAATGGCTCTCGGTCGAGGCGCACTATCCGCTGGCCGTGATTCCGTTCGCGACCTCGATCGTGCTGGTGATCGGATCGCCCGATGTCGAGCCGGCACAGCCGCGCGCCTTGATCGGCGGCCATCTCGTGACGGCGCTGGTCGGCTTCGCCGTGCTGAAGCTGACAGGACCGCAAGCCTGGGCGGCGGCCGCCGCCGTCGGGCTCTCCATTCTGGCGATGTACCTCACCGGAACCTTTCACCCGCCGGCGGGCATCAACCCGCTGCTGGTGGTGTCGGGCAATCTGCCGGCGACGTTTCTGCTCGCGCCGGTGCTGGCCGGCGCCGTGCTGTTGACCGCCTTCGCCGTTGTCTGGCACCGCTGGGTGCGGCGCCAGAACTGGCCGCGGCGATGGTTGTAG
- a CDS encoding ABC transporter ATP-binding protein/permease: MNNIRSTLATVWRIASPYFRSEDKWAGRGLLAAVISIELALVAIDVLLNQWSSRFFNALQEYDFDVFVREIGVFCLLATCFIALAVYQLYLNQWLQIRWRRWLTRHYLGEWLHRANHYRMQLQGDTADNPDQRISEDVKLFIERTLDIGLNLLNSVVTLLSFVVILWGLSAAAPLHLFGKDFDIPGYMVWGALIYAIFGTALTQWIGSPLVQLGFQQQRYEADFRFNLVRARENSEQIALLKGESAERQALWQRFNSVVENWYGIMSRTKRLTAFTASYSQAAVIFPYVLVAPAYFAKKIQLGGMTQTASAFGSVQKALSVFVTIYRTLADWRAVVARLDGFETSIARAAAFAGGAGSIGVTSSSGGKAIDLRALEVRLPDGKPLVAADGLSLRSGERTLLTGPSGSGKSTLFRAIAGIWPFGDGSVAIPENASVMMLPQRPYFPIGTLQGAIAYPGETERFSADQIRDALTLVGLPQLGSRLAEEAHWNRMLSLGEQQRLGLARALLHRPDYLFLDEATASLDEPSEAALYKLLATRLPQTTVVSIGHRSTLEAFHQRNIGMVRDGDHFALRDGKPA; the protein is encoded by the coding sequence GTGAACAACATCCGCTCGACGCTCGCCACCGTATGGCGCATCGCCAGCCCCTACTTCCGTTCCGAGGATAAATGGGCCGGCCGCGGCCTGCTCGCCGCGGTGATCTCGATCGAACTGGCGCTGGTCGCGATCGACGTGCTGCTGAACCAGTGGAGCAGCCGCTTCTTCAACGCGCTGCAGGAGTACGACTTCGACGTCTTCGTCCGCGAGATCGGCGTGTTCTGCTTGCTGGCGACCTGCTTCATCGCGCTGGCGGTCTACCAGCTCTATCTCAATCAGTGGCTGCAGATCCGCTGGCGGCGCTGGCTGACCCGGCATTATCTCGGCGAATGGCTGCACCGCGCCAATCACTATCGCATGCAGTTGCAGGGCGACACCGCCGATAACCCGGACCAGCGCATCTCCGAAGACGTCAAGCTGTTCATCGAGCGGACGCTCGACATCGGCCTGAACCTGCTCAACTCGGTGGTGACGCTGCTCTCCTTCGTCGTCATCCTGTGGGGCCTGTCGGCAGCGGCGCCGCTGCATCTGTTCGGCAAGGACTTCGACATCCCCGGCTACATGGTGTGGGGCGCGCTGATCTACGCGATCTTCGGTACGGCGCTGACGCAGTGGATCGGTTCGCCGCTGGTCCAGCTCGGCTTCCAGCAGCAGCGCTATGAAGCCGACTTCCGTTTCAACCTGGTGCGCGCGCGCGAAAATTCCGAACAGATCGCGCTGCTGAAAGGCGAGAGCGCGGAGCGACAGGCGCTCTGGCAGCGCTTCAACAGCGTGGTCGAAAACTGGTACGGCATCATGAGCCGGACCAAACGGCTGACCGCGTTCACCGCGAGCTATTCGCAGGCCGCCGTGATCTTTCCCTACGTCCTGGTGGCGCCGGCCTACTTCGCCAAGAAGATCCAGCTCGGCGGCATGACCCAGACCGCTTCCGCTTTCGGCAGCGTCCAGAAGGCGCTGTCGGTGTTCGTCACCATCTATCGAACGCTGGCGGACTGGCGCGCCGTCGTCGCCCGTCTCGACGGATTCGAAACCTCGATCGCCCGCGCCGCTGCGTTTGCCGGCGGCGCCGGCTCGATCGGCGTGACGTCGTCCAGCGGCGGCAAGGCGATCGACCTGCGCGCCCTCGAGGTGCGGCTGCCCGATGGCAAGCCGCTGGTCGCGGCCGACGGCCTCAGCCTGCGCAGCGGCGAGCGCACGCTGCTGACGGGCCCATCGGGCTCCGGCAAATCGACGCTGTTCCGCGCCATCGCCGGCATCTGGCCGTTCGGCGACGGGTCGGTCGCCATCCCGGAGAACGCCTCTGTCATGATGCTGCCGCAGCGGCCGTATTTCCCGATCGGAACGCTGCAGGGAGCGATCGCCTATCCCGGCGAAACCGAGCGCTTCAGCGCCGACCAGATCAGGGACGCACTAACGCTGGTGGGGCTGCCGCAGCTCGGCTCTCGATTGGCAGAAGAAGCGCACTGGAACCGGATGCTCTCGCTCGGCGAGCAGCAGCGCCTTGGGCTCGCGCGCGCGCTGTTGCACAGACCGGACTATCTGTTTCTCGATGAGGCGACCGCTTCGCTCGACGAGCCCTCGGAAGCCGCGTTGTACAAGTTGCTGGCTACGAGGTTGCCGCAGACCACCGTGGTCTCGATCGGCCACCGCTCGACGCTGGAAGCCTTCCATCAGCGCAATATCGGCATGGTCCGCGACGGCGATCACTTCGCGTTGCGGGACGGCAAGCCGGCCTAA
- a CDS encoding L-lactate permease: MWNQIYNPLDNAVLSTIAAALPVIVLLVLIASGKVKAHIAAIVALVVANIVTVAIFHMPTGMSIRASLLGVVSGFFPIGWIVLNVIFLYQVTVSTGRFELLKRAVGGVTEDRRLQLLLIAFSFGAFFEGASGFGTPVAITGSILLGLGFSPLAASGLSLIANTAPVAYGALGTPIAGLAQVTGLDPYILGAMVGRQLPVFSLIVPFWVVWAFAGWKGMKDVWPAILVTGLSFAIPQFVISNYINPWIVDIGASLISMGCLILFLKVWQPKQLWLSPALRGNDESAATMTAPKPMDKTSLTQSELWSALLPWIIVCIVMLIWGNGAFKTWANSIFTWNYAVPELDKMINVMPPVSAKPTLQGAVFGFTYLSFTGTGMLIAAIISGFLMGVGPARLIGEYGRTLKLCAISLITISAMLAIGTLTRLSGVDATLGLAFAATGVLYPFFGTLLGWLGVALTGSDTASNILFGNLQKITSEQLGISPILMAAANSSGGVMGKMIDAQSIVVASTVTNWYGHEGSILRYVFLHSIVLACLVGLFVTLQAYVYPFTLMVLK; the protein is encoded by the coding sequence ATGTGGAATCAGATATACAATCCGCTCGACAACGCCGTGTTGTCGACGATTGCCGCCGCACTTCCAGTCATTGTACTGCTGGTGCTGATCGCCAGCGGCAAGGTCAAGGCGCACATCGCGGCCATTGTCGCGCTGGTGGTCGCCAACATCGTCACCGTCGCGATCTTCCACATGCCCACGGGCATGTCGATCCGCGCCTCCTTGCTCGGCGTCGTCTCAGGGTTCTTCCCGATCGGCTGGATCGTGCTGAACGTCATCTTCCTCTATCAGGTCACGGTATCGACCGGCCGTTTCGAACTCTTGAAGCGCGCGGTCGGCGGCGTCACCGAGGACCGGCGGTTGCAGCTGCTGCTGATCGCGTTTTCGTTCGGCGCGTTCTTCGAGGGTGCTTCCGGATTCGGCACCCCGGTCGCAATCACCGGCTCGATCCTGCTCGGCCTCGGCTTCTCGCCGCTGGCTGCGTCCGGCCTGTCACTGATCGCGAATACCGCGCCCGTCGCCTACGGCGCGCTCGGCACCCCGATCGCGGGCCTCGCGCAGGTTACCGGCCTCGATCCCTATATCCTCGGCGCCATGGTCGGCCGGCAGTTGCCGGTGTTCTCGCTGATCGTGCCGTTCTGGGTGGTGTGGGCGTTTGCCGGATGGAAGGGCATGAAGGACGTCTGGCCGGCTATTCTGGTCACCGGACTTTCCTTCGCGATCCCGCAATTCGTGATCTCGAACTACATCAATCCCTGGATCGTCGACATCGGTGCGTCGCTGATCTCGATGGGCTGCCTGATCCTGTTCCTGAAGGTCTGGCAGCCGAAGCAGCTCTGGTTGTCGCCGGCGCTGCGCGGCAACGACGAGTCGGCCGCGACCATGACGGCGCCGAAGCCGATGGACAAGACATCGTTGACCCAGAGCGAGCTGTGGAGCGCGCTGCTGCCGTGGATCATCGTCTGCATCGTGATGCTGATCTGGGGCAATGGCGCCTTCAAGACCTGGGCGAACTCGATCTTCACCTGGAATTATGCGGTGCCCGAACTCGACAAGATGATCAACGTGATGCCGCCGGTGTCCGCCAAGCCGACGCTGCAAGGCGCGGTGTTCGGGTTCACCTATCTGTCCTTTACCGGGACCGGCATGCTGATCGCGGCGATCATCTCCGGCTTCCTGATGGGCGTCGGTCCCGCCAGGCTGATCGGTGAGTACGGCCGCACCCTCAAACTGTGCGCGATCTCGCTGATCACGATCTCGGCGATGCTCGCCATCGGTACGCTGACGCGGCTCTCCGGCGTCGACGCCACCCTCGGTCTCGCCTTTGCCGCGACCGGCGTGCTGTATCCCTTCTTCGGCACCTTGCTCGGCTGGTTGGGCGTGGCGCTGACGGGTTCGGACACCGCCTCCAACATCCTGTTCGGCAACCTGCAGAAGATCACTTCCGAACAGCTCGGCATTTCGCCGATCCTGATGGCTGCCGCCAACTCTTCCGGCGGCGTCATGGGCAAGATGATCGACGCGCAATCGATCGTCGTCGCCTCGACCGTGACCAACTGGTACGGCCATGAAGGCTCGATCCTGCGTTACGTGTTCCTGCATTCGATCGTTCTGGCCTGCCTTGTCGGCCTGTTCGTGACGCTGCAGGCCTATGTCTATCCGTTCACGCTGATGGTCCTGAAATAG
- a CDS encoding aldo/keto reductase, protein MQLRNFGRTGMQLSVLGFGCGAVGGFMVRGDPADQERTIARALEAGVNYFDTAVQYGDGESEKNLGRVLQRLKPANAAVGTKVRLPPADFGRIADTITASLEGSLARLGLDRVDIFHLHNPVTLQGGGTSLSVRQVLDEVVPAFERLRSQGKIRFLGLTAVGETAALLQVIDAGVFDSAQVVYNMLNPSAAVELPANYPAQDYQRLFDHTKAAGVGVVGIRVLAGGALSGSAERHPIASPAPEPIGSAMSYDADIDRARRLMPLVKEGFAASLTEAATRFALSHPAMGSILVGMATPQQFEDSLDAVRKGPLPQAALDRLSALRHAFSGEPR, encoded by the coding sequence ATGCAATTGCGTAACTTTGGACGCACCGGCATGCAGCTCTCGGTGCTGGGCTTCGGCTGCGGCGCGGTCGGCGGATTCATGGTGCGCGGCGATCCGGCCGACCAGGAACGCACCATCGCGCGGGCGCTTGAGGCCGGCGTCAATTATTTCGACACCGCCGTGCAGTACGGCGACGGCGAATCGGAAAAGAATCTCGGCCGTGTCCTGCAAAGGTTGAAGCCGGCCAACGCCGCCGTCGGCACCAAGGTCCGGCTACCGCCCGCCGACTTCGGCCGCATCGCCGACACCATCACGGCGTCGCTCGAAGGCAGTCTGGCGCGATTGGGCCTTGACCGGGTCGACATCTTTCACCTGCACAACCCGGTGACGTTGCAAGGCGGCGGAACGTCGCTGAGCGTACGGCAGGTGCTCGATGAAGTGGTGCCGGCGTTCGAACGGCTGCGCAGCCAGGGAAAAATTCGTTTCCTCGGGCTGACGGCTGTCGGCGAGACGGCGGCGCTGCTTCAGGTGATCGATGCCGGCGTCTTCGACAGCGCGCAGGTCGTCTACAACATGCTCAATCCGTCCGCGGCTGTGGAATTGCCGGCGAACTATCCGGCGCAGGATTATCAACGGCTGTTCGACCACACCAAGGCCGCCGGCGTTGGCGTCGTCGGCATCCGCGTGCTGGCCGGTGGCGCGTTGTCGGGATCGGCCGAGCGTCATCCGATTGCGAGTCCGGCGCCGGAGCCGATCGGTTCGGCCATGAGCTACGATGCCGATATCGATCGCGCCCGCCGTCTGATGCCGCTGGTCAAGGAAGGCTTCGCCGCCAGTCTCACCGAAGCCGCCACGCGGTTTGCGCTGTCGCACCCGGCGATGGGAAGCATCCTGGTCGGTATGGCGACACCGCAACAATTCGAAGACTCCCTGGATGCGGTCCGCAAAGGCCCGCTGCCGCAAGCGGCTCTCGATCGGCTGTCGGCACTGCGCCACGCATTTTCGGGGGAGCCGCGATGA
- a CDS encoding PilZ domain-containing protein — protein MVETRIAPRHRVMKPAKIEYGGMKTPCTIRDISVTGAALEISELTGIVPATFNLILTEEKLKLPCHVVWRREFRIGVAFD, from the coding sequence ATGGTCGAAACCCGAATTGCACCTCGGCATCGTGTCATGAAGCCGGCCAAGATCGAATATGGCGGCATGAAAACGCCTTGCACGATCCGTGACATATCGGTCACCGGCGCTGCGTTGGAGATTTCCGAACTCACCGGGATCGTCCCGGCGACCTTCAACTTGATACTGACTGAGGAAAAATTGAAGCTGCCGTGTCATGTGGTCTGGCGCAGGGAGTTTCGTATCGGTGTCGCGTTCGATTAG
- a CDS encoding META domain-containing protein, which produces MISIARLLKPAGVATALLMVAAPNFSLAQADDGFPFGTEMTLDVGRQPGSKRIPNIEIGDAGEVVLELWCKGGKGQFSVAGNTVIFVAGEMENRTCAPDRAQADDDLIAALTDAATWKRQGDFVSFVGAKTLRFRINTN; this is translated from the coding sequence ATGATTTCAATCGCGCGTTTATTGAAGCCGGCCGGCGTCGCAACGGCGTTGCTGATGGTGGCTGCCCCGAATTTCAGTCTTGCTCAGGCCGATGACGGTTTTCCGTTCGGCACCGAAATGACGCTCGATGTCGGGCGTCAGCCCGGCTCCAAGCGGATTCCGAACATCGAGATCGGCGACGCCGGCGAAGTCGTGCTCGAACTCTGGTGCAAGGGCGGCAAGGGCCAGTTTTCGGTGGCCGGCAACACCGTGATCTTCGTCGCCGGCGAGATGGAAAACCGCACCTGCGCACCGGACCGGGCGCAGGCCGATGACGATCTGATCGCGGCGCTGACCGACGCCGCCACCTGGAAGCGGCAGGGCGATTTCGTCTCGTTCGTCGGCGCCAAGACGCTGCGGTTTCGCATCAATACGAACTAG
- the bfr gene encoding bacterioferritin: MKGNPKVIDYLNKALRHELTAVNQYWLHYRLLDNWGYKVLARQWRKESIEEMQHADKLIERIIFLDGNPNMQTLESLHIGKTVKEVLDRDLKAEMEARALYQEAAAHCHGVKDYVTRDLFEQLTHDEEHHIDFLETQIDLVARLGLELYAQHHIGELDQI, from the coding sequence ATGAAAGGTAACCCCAAAGTTATCGACTACCTGAACAAGGCGCTGCGCCACGAGCTCACCGCAGTGAACCAATACTGGCTGCATTATCGCCTGCTGGACAATTGGGGCTACAAGGTGCTTGCAAGGCAATGGCGCAAGGAGTCCATCGAGGAAATGCAGCATGCCGACAAGCTCATCGAGCGGATCATCTTCCTCGATGGCAACCCCAACATGCAGACCCTCGAATCCCTTCATATCGGCAAAACGGTGAAGGAGGTGCTTGACCGCGATCTAAAGGCGGAAATGGAAGCGCGGGCGCTTTACCAGGAAGCGGCAGCCCACTGCCACGGTGTGAAAGACTATGTGACGCGCGACCTGTTTGAGCAGCTGACGCACGACGAGGAGCATCATATCGATTTTCTTGAAACCCAAATCGACCTCGTCGCCAGGCTTGGCCTTGAGCTCTACGCCCAACATCATATTGGCGAGCTCGACCAGATCTGA
- a CDS encoding dodecin, producing MKGHVYKILELVGSSEKSIEDAIQNALARASKTIRDMKWFEVTQTRGHIENGAVGHYQVTLRVGFTLEE from the coding sequence ATGAAGGGTCACGTCTACAAGATCCTGGAGCTCGTGGGATCTTCCGAAAAAAGCATCGAAGACGCCATCCAGAATGCCCTGGCTCGCGCATCGAAGACCATTCGCGACATGAAATGGTTCGAAGTCACGCAAACCAGAGGCCATATCGAAAATGGCGCTGTTGGCCATTACCAGGTCACACTGCGCGTAGGATTTACACTAGAGGAGTAA
- a CDS encoding DMT family transporter: MHEPSSGTKASVQKSDTTPGLLGVACGLGAALFWALGFVATRHGLKVGFTPPDLLMHRFVWSGLVFLPFVFRAGLRDLCGIGWSRGLVLMVLGGPVMSLISYAGFLFVPLGHGSVIQPSCATLGGLLFAAFLLHERIAPSRIVGALVIVAGLGVIGSESIAHIGLDGVRGDLIFVLTGMMFAGFGTLVRYWRVSAVSVAVVISVLSLLLFPIYALSGGLSRIVTFGLHENALQAVAQGILSGPAAMYLFTASIQHLGAARAAIFPATVPALTLLFSWLLLGEPPTALQMAGLATVLFGFYLAQRSR, from the coding sequence ATGCACGAGCCGAGCAGCGGCACCAAAGCCTCCGTCCAAAAATCAGACACGACACCGGGCCTGCTTGGGGTCGCGTGCGGCCTCGGCGCTGCGCTGTTCTGGGCGCTCGGCTTCGTGGCGACCCGGCACGGCCTGAAGGTCGGCTTCACGCCGCCTGACCTCCTGATGCACCGTTTCGTGTGGTCGGGACTTGTCTTCCTGCCGTTCGTGTTTCGCGCAGGTCTGCGCGATCTCTGCGGCATCGGCTGGAGCCGCGGCCTGGTGCTGATGGTGCTGGGCGGACCGGTGATGTCGCTGATCAGCTATGCCGGATTCCTGTTCGTGCCGCTCGGGCATGGCAGCGTGATCCAGCCGTCTTGCGCGACGCTCGGCGGCCTGCTGTTTGCGGCGTTCCTGCTTCATGAACGCATCGCACCTTCGCGCATTGTCGGCGCGCTTGTCATCGTCGCCGGCCTCGGGGTGATCGGCAGCGAGTCGATCGCGCATATCGGGCTCGACGGCGTTCGCGGCGACCTGATCTTCGTGCTGACCGGCATGATGTTCGCGGGCTTCGGCACGCTGGTGCGTTACTGGCGTGTCTCGGCGGTGTCGGTCGCCGTCGTCATCAGCGTGCTGTCGCTGTTGCTGTTTCCGATTTACGCGCTGTCGGGTGGCTTAAGCCGCATCGTGACGTTCGGTCTTCACGAGAATGCCCTGCAGGCGGTGGCGCAAGGCATCCTGTCCGGGCCCGCGGCGATGTATCTTTTCACGGCCTCGATCCAGCACCTCGGCGCCGCCCGCGCCGCGATTTTCCCGGCGACTGTGCCGGCGCTGACGCTGCTGTTCAGTTGGCTATTGCTCGGCGAACCGCCGACGGCGTTGCAGATGGCGGGACTGGCGACGGTGTTGTTCGGATTCTATCTGGCGCAGCGGTCGCGATAA
- a CDS encoding nitroreductase — MKFDDVILGRRSIRGYKPDPVPQELIKEVLALAMRAPSSMNTQPWNFYVITGEPLDRIRRGNTERNLAGVPHSREFRIGQPFDGVHRERQIGVAKQLFSAMGIARDDKQQRQDWVMRGFRQFDAPVCVIITYDRALASSDDTAFDCGAVATALVNAAWARGLGAVINSQGIMQSPVVREHAGIADDQVIMKSIALGWPDHSFPANAVVSERKSVDEATTFVGFEGGG, encoded by the coding sequence ATGAAGTTTGATGACGTTATTCTCGGCCGGCGAAGCATTCGCGGTTACAAGCCCGATCCTGTCCCGCAAGAATTGATCAAGGAAGTCCTGGCGCTGGCAATGCGCGCGCCATCGTCGATGAATACCCAGCCCTGGAATTTCTATGTCATCACCGGCGAGCCGCTGGATCGCATCCGCCGGGGCAACACCGAGCGCAACCTGGCCGGCGTGCCGCACTCGCGCGAGTTTCGAATTGGCCAGCCGTTCGACGGGGTGCATCGCGAACGCCAGATTGGCGTTGCCAAGCAGCTGTTCAGCGCGATGGGTATAGCGCGCGATGACAAGCAGCAGCGGCAAGACTGGGTCATGCGTGGCTTTCGCCAGTTCGACGCGCCCGTGTGCGTGATCATCACATATGATCGCGCGCTCGCGTCCAGTGACGATACCGCCTTCGACTGTGGCGCCGTGGCCACCGCGCTTGTCAACGCGGCCTGGGCGCGGGGGCTTGGTGCCGTGATCAACAGCCAGGGGATCATGCAATCCCCCGTGGTGCGCGAGCATGCCGGAATCGCGGACGATCAGGTGATCATGAAGAGTATCGCCCTGGGCTGGCCGGATCACAGTTTTCCTGCCAATGCCGTCGTATCCGAGCGCAAATCGGTCGACGAAGCAACGACCTTCGTGGGATTCGAGGGTGGAGGCTAG
- a CDS encoding NAD(P)/FAD-dependent oxidoreductase — protein MARYDVVVIGAGLGGLTAGAILAREGRKVLVIERSNSVGGAASSYKSGELFVEGSLHETSDPHHPRDPKHDVLTRAGVIDKVTWIPCGAFYQARGGPLRTPFLMPDNFDAARQALAERFPEARKGIDQLLGEMQRIVAAAATVSQGKDVPEDPSEALLRLIPDAGDWSLSLSQKLDLVFGDNEAIKCVLAANLSYFHDDPTTMWWIYFAFAQGCYLQGGGRYVQGGSQRLSSALARAVKAAGGEVLVRRVVSGIALDGDTGIVTHTAKDGSDAKTVDCRRIVGNAAPAALAPLMAADAAEKLSQGYARQIPSASLFALTLGLSKPPREFGVTAYSTQLLPPWIKKLADYGQGAALMAEEPGERMPPMSVVDYAAIDSGVPSPPYVLSVLGPDLLSNWDPSDMEAYREKRGRWQVAIVRHLSSYYPGLGDAVVASSFNSALSVRQYLNAPDGAVYGFAPTPPASIRQNPFRSPRTAIPGFYLASAYSGFGGYTGVIQSAGACADMILRES, from the coding sequence ATGGCGCGTTATGATGTCGTAGTGATCGGCGCCGGCCTCGGCGGGCTGACGGCCGGCGCGATCCTGGCGCGCGAGGGCCGAAAGGTGCTCGTGATCGAGCGCAGCAATTCGGTCGGCGGTGCGGCCTCCAGCTACAAATCCGGCGAGCTGTTTGTCGAGGGATCGCTGCATGAAACCAGCGACCCGCACCATCCCCGCGACCCCAAGCACGACGTGCTGACGCGTGCGGGCGTGATCGACAAGGTGACCTGGATTCCCTGCGGTGCGTTCTATCAGGCGCGCGGCGGCCCGCTTCGCACACCGTTCCTGATGCCTGATAATTTCGACGCGGCACGGCAGGCGCTCGCCGAGCGCTTTCCGGAAGCCCGCAAAGGCATCGACCAGTTGCTCGGCGAGATGCAACGGATCGTTGCTGCTGCGGCGACGGTTTCGCAAGGCAAGGACGTGCCGGAAGATCCGAGCGAGGCTTTGCTGAGGCTGATTCCGGATGCCGGCGACTGGAGTTTGTCGCTGTCGCAAAAGCTCGACCTTGTGTTCGGCGACAACGAAGCCATCAAATGCGTGCTTGCCGCCAACCTGTCCTATTTCCATGACGACCCCACCACGATGTGGTGGATCTATTTCGCTTTTGCGCAAGGTTGCTACCTGCAGGGCGGCGGCCGCTACGTGCAGGGCGGTTCACAGCGGCTGTCGAGCGCGCTGGCCCGCGCCGTCAAGGCCGCCGGCGGCGAGGTCCTGGTGCGGCGCGTCGTCAGCGGCATTGCGCTGGACGGCGATACAGGGATCGTCACCCATACTGCCAAGGACGGCAGCGATGCCAAGACCGTCGACTGCCGGCGGATCGTCGGCAATGCCGCGCCGGCGGCACTGGCGCCGTTGATGGCAGCGGACGCCGCGGAGAAACTGAGCCAGGGTTACGCGCGGCAAATCCCGTCGGCATCGCTGTTCGCGCTGACGCTCGGGCTGTCGAAGCCGCCGCGCGAATTCGGCGTCACCGCCTACTCCACGCAATTGCTGCCGCCCTGGATAAAAAAACTCGCCGACTACGGGCAGGGCGCGGCGCTGATGGCGGAAGAGCCCGGCGAGCGCATGCCGCCGATGTCGGTGGTCGATTATGCGGCAATCGATTCCGGCGTGCCGTCGCCGCCTTACGTGCTGTCGGTGCTGGGCCCCGATCTGCTGTCGAACTGGGACCCTTCCGACATGGAGGCCTATCGCGAGAAGCGCGGCCGCTGGCAGGTCGCGATCGTGCGCCACCTCTCCTCATATTATCCGGGGCTTGGCGACGCCGTGGTGGCGTCCTCGTTCAACAGCGCGCTGTCGGTCCGGCAATATCTCAACGCCCCCGACGGCGCCGTCTACGGTTTTGCGCCGACGCCGCCGGCCTCGATCCGGCAAAACCCGTTCCGCTCGCCGCGCACGGCGATACCAGGGTTTTATCTGGCCTCAGCGTATTCCGGGTTCGGCGGCTACACCGGCGTGATCCAGTCGGCCGGCGCTTGCGCCGACATGATTTTGCGCGAGAGTTAG